Proteins encoded in a region of the Vicia villosa cultivar HV-30 ecotype Madison, WI linkage group LG5, Vvil1.0, whole genome shotgun sequence genome:
- the LOC131605291 gene encoding uncharacterized protein LOC131605291 produces the protein MEVWNRVTMLRCLWIISLKMDSLWVKWVHTVYLKHESVWTAKIPSTATWIFKDIMARREDMNQIGNCWNNMQSRGKFSMKLIYDQLSKDADTVDWSHIIQHNAARPRAVICLWLVFHSRLATKSRLKRLGLLQEDQCSLCTEHEEDIDHLLVDCSVTKHVWKEVLDWIEVKHQPGQWQEEKKWIVQNTKGKGFHPHMLKIAIAETVYGIWMYRNKRIFDSGANEEANRIVPKIIDSIVYRGWLKAKYRKRIGLLMM, from the coding sequence ATGGAGGTTTGGAATAGGGTTACAATGCTTAGATGCTTGTGGATTATAAGCTTGAAGATGGATTCTCTTTGGGTCAAGTGGGTGCATACGGTTTATTTGAAACATGAATCTGTGTGGACTGCCAAAATACCTAGTACTGCTACTTGGATTTTCAAGGATATAATGGCTAGAAGGGAAGACATGAATCAGATTGGAAATTGCTGGAATAATATGCAGAGTAGAGGAAAATTTTCTAtgaagctcatctatgatcagcTGTCCAAGGATGCTGACACAGTGGATTGGAGCCATATTATTCAACATAATGCTGCGCGTCCTAGAGCAGTGATCTGTCTCTGGCTTGTGTTTCATAGTAGGCTGGCGACAAAGAGTAGGCTCAAACGGTTAGGTCTGTTGCAAGAGGATCAGTGCAGTTTGTGTACTGAGCACGAGGAGGACATTGACCATCTGTTGGTTGACTGCAGTGTTACTAAGCATGTCTGGAAGGAGGTTCTAGATTGGATTGAGGTGAAGCATCAGCCGGGTCAGTGGCAAGAGGAGAAAAAGTGGATTGTTCAAAATACTAAAGGGAAAGGATTCCATCCTCACATGTTGAAAATCGCCATCGCCGAGACTGTGTATGGCATATGGATGTATCGCAACAAGCGTATTTTTGATTCAGGTGCTAATGAAGAAGCAAATAGAATAGTTCCCAAGATCATAGATTCTATTGTTTATAGAGGTTGGTTAAAGGCCAAATATAGGAAAAGAATTGGTTTGCTTATGATGTAA
- the LOC131602253 gene encoding probable protein S-acyltransferase 19, whose translation MVRKHGWQLPAHTFQVVAITVFCLLVIAFYAFLAPFVGGHIWEYTFIGVYSPVALIVFILYARCTAINPADPGIMSKFDPRMGDMFDPAHGLLGKHQSSERGDVAAGENSSLSSAVSKRSMTNMSKKSSVEDPDRVDDLRNQYKPSSCDVIGGICCILFSHEDCRKQETADEQGGGEDALFCTLCNSEVRKFSKHCRSCDKCVDGFDHHCRWLNNCVGQKNYHSFISLMAFSLAWLVIEAGVGIAVLVRFFVNKRGMESEIIDRLGNGFSRPPFAAVVVVCTAVSVLACVPLGELFFFHMILIRKGITTYEYVVAMRAMSEAPPGASVDGDLPNILYSPTGSATTGLSGGSSLGLQYKGAWCTPPRVFVDYQDEVVPHLEPGMLPSTVDPDAAGFAERGQKMPKRPVRISAWKLAKLDSQEAARAAAKARASSSVLRPVDSHRPPDAELSSSGNMSIRSSMSIDTGINKEVKHELRLSPVGNLIAPSQGSRDEYETGTQSMSSFSSPSHAQEAVTLSPLPQGRTLGGFRAGISVPSLVPERPLTSKATLPNFRNPISNPSHGFDGTMMLKGASNDPLLLSASSTSILRDVKRTSVVWDQEAGRYISVPSLPSEARNRSSLQTEMPNSNTETSSIGRKPMIPPQEPGSSAPKSPRQHAQNLTYTGESIFFGGPFLSVAAKDGLKNERSVEAHDSIAVNLPQEPRYRRDSHSNQLPVFVPGGFDNALQPRPGMN comes from the exons ATGGTCAGAAAACACGGCTGGCAATTACCAGCACACACTTTTCAG GTTGTTGCAATCACTGTATTCTGCTTGTTGGTGATTGCTTTCTATGCTTTCCTTGCACCGTTTGTTGGAGGTCATATATGGGAATACACCTTTATCGGTGTCTACTCTCCTGTG GCACTCATTGTTTTTATTCTTTATGCCAGATGTACTGCAATTAACCCTGCAGATCCAGGCATTATGTCTAAATTTGACCCTAGAATGGGAGATATGTTCGACCCTGCCCATGGGTTGTTGGGTAAGCATCAATCTTCTGAACGCGGTGATGTTGCTGCAGGAGAGAATTCCTCCCTGTCATCTGCTGTTTCCAAAAGGTCTATGACAAATATGAGCAAGAAAAGTTCAGTGGAAGATCCTGACAGAGTAGATGATTTGAGAAATCAGTATAAACCAAGCTCATGTGATGTAATTGGGGGAATTTGCTGCATACTATTTTCTCATGAAGATTGCCGAAAACAGGAAACAGCTGATGAGCAGGGCGGCGGGGAAGATGCTCTGTTCTGCACTTTGTGCAATTCTGAG GTGCGCAAGTTCAGTAAACATTGTAGAAGTTGTGATAAATGTGTTGATGGCTTCGATCACCATTGTCGG TGGCTTAACAACTGCGTGGGTCAGAAAAATTAccattcttttatttctcttatGGCCTTTAGTCTTGCATGG CTTGTTATTGAAGCTGGAGTCGGTATTGCTGTTTTAGTGCGTTTCTTTGTTAATAAGAGAGGAATGGAATCTGAAATCATTGATAGACTTGGAAATGGATTCTCTCGTCCCCCGTTTGCTGCAGTTGTG GTCGTATGTACTGCAGTTTCGGTCTTGGCTTGTGTGCCTTTGGGTGAGCTTTTCTTTTTCCACATGATCCTAATCAGGAAG GGTATCACAACATATGAGTATGTTGTAGCAATGAGAGCCATGAGCGAAGCACCTCCAGGGGCATCTGTGGATGGGGATTTGCCAAATATACTTTACTCTCCAACTGGCTCAGCAACAACTGGATTGAGTGGAGGAAGTTCTCTTGGATTGCAGTACAAAGGGGCGTGGTGTACCCCTCCTAGGGTATTTGTCGACTATCAG GATGAAGTTGTGCCTCACTTGGAGCCTGGAATGCTGCCATCAACTGTTGATCCAGATGCAGCTGGGTTTGCAGAAAGAGGGCAAAAGATGCCAAAAAGGCCTGTTCGTATTAGTGCTTGGAAGCTTGCTAAATTGGATTCTCAAGAGGCAGCGAGAGCAGCGGCTAAAGCCAGGGCATCTTCTTCAGTTTTGCGACCTGTAGATAGCCATCGTCCACCTGATGCAGAATTAAGCTCTAGTGGAAACATGAGCATCAGAAGTAGTATGAGTATAGATACTGGAATTAATAAGGAAGTAAAACACGAGTTAAGATTGTCTCCAGTGGGGAATTTGATTGCTCCTAGTCAAGGAAGCCGTGACGAGTATGAAACTGGAACTCAAAGTATGAGTAGTTTCAGTAGTCCAAGCCATGCTCAAGAGGCAGTTACTCTCAGCCCTCTTCCCCAGGGGCGTACTTTGGGTGGCTTCAGGGCTGGTATTTCAGTTCCTAGTTTGGTGCCTGAGCGTCCTTTAACTTCTAAAGCCACATTGCCAAACTTCAGGAACCCAATATCCAATCCGTCTCATGGATTCGATGGAACAATGATGCTGAAGGGAGCAAGTAACGACCCGTTACTGCTTTCAGCTTCCAGCACATCGATTCTAAGAGATGTGAAACGGACATCAGTTGTTTGGGATCAAGAAGCCGGCCGATATATCTCAGTTCCTTCATTGCCTTCAGAAGCTCGAAATAGGTCATCTCTGCAAACAGAAATGCCAAATTCAAATACTGAAACAAGCAGTATTGGAAGGAAACCAATGATACCTCCACAGGAACCGGGGTCATCTGCACCTAAATCTCCAAGGCAGCATGCACAGAATCTGACGTATACAGGAGAGTCTATCTTTTTTGGTGGTCCATTTTTGAGTGTGGCTGCTAAAGATGGTTTGAAAAATGAAAGATCAGTAGAGGCTCATGATAGCATAGCAGTAAACTTACCCCAAGAACcaagatatagaagagattcacattcaaatcaacttcCAGTGTTTGTTCCTGGTGGTTTTGATAATGCTCTTCAACCTCGGCCGGGTATGAATTAG